A window of the Synechococcus sp. LTW-R genome harbors these coding sequences:
- a CDS encoding phycobilisome linker polypeptide — protein MPFGPASLLGVERFAQESEAPLELIPGDDDAKKEQIITAVYKQVLGNAYVMESERQLVAESQFKLGEISVRELVRRIAKSELYRDRFFDACSRYRYIELAFRHLLGRAPVDFDEMRAHAERLDSHGYEADIDSFIDSADYQDTYGEWTVPFQRGWKTESCTTLQEFTWSFQLLRGNSSSSLKGDLSGISSKLGGNAYQNRPMAVVPPSSTKATGWSFRPSKNLQDAPTRHGVGAGEQGKTYRVEVTGYSANNVRRISRYTRSNRVYFVPFDKLSEQFKRIHREGGKIASITPVN, from the coding sequence ATGCCCTTCGGTCCTGCCTCTCTCCTTGGGGTTGAGCGCTTCGCCCAAGAGAGCGAAGCCCCCCTTGAGCTCATCCCCGGTGATGACGATGCCAAGAAAGAACAGATCATCACGGCTGTCTACAAGCAGGTCCTGGGCAATGCCTACGTGATGGAGAGCGAGCGTCAGCTCGTCGCCGAATCCCAGTTCAAGCTCGGCGAAATCAGCGTGCGTGAATTGGTGCGCCGCATCGCCAAGAGCGAGCTGTACCGCGATCGCTTCTTCGACGCCTGCTCCCGCTACCGCTACATCGAGCTGGCCTTCCGCCACCTGCTGGGACGCGCCCCCGTGGACTTCGATGAGATGCGTGCTCACGCCGAGCGGCTCGACAGCCACGGCTACGAAGCCGACATCGACAGCTTCATCGACAGCGCCGACTACCAGGACACTTACGGCGAGTGGACCGTTCCCTTCCAGCGGGGCTGGAAGACCGAATCCTGCACCACCTTGCAGGAGTTCACCTGGAGCTTCCAGCTGCTGCGTGGCAACAGCAGCAGCAGCTTGAAAGGCGATCTTTCTGGCATCAGCAGCAAACTCGGCGGCAACGCCTACCAGAACCGCCCGATGGCGGTGGTGCCCCCCTCCTCCACCAAAGCCACCGGCTGGAGCTTCCGTCCGTCCAAGAACCTGCAGGACGCCCCCACTCGCCACGGCGTGGGTGCCGGCGAACAAGGCAAGACCTACCGGGTGGAAGTCACCGGCTACAGCGCCAACAACGTCCGCCGGATCTCCCGCTACACCCGCTCCAACCGGGTGTACTTCGTGCCCTTCGACAAGCTCTCCGAGCAGTTCAAGCGCATTCACCGCGAGGGCGGCAAGATCGCCAGCATCACGCCTGTGAACTGA
- a CDS encoding pentapeptide repeat-containing protein, protein MLDLLQWQPPEDLLPTVGCAAPLDGRGADWSGRDLAGVDLRGAVLCRVDLRGADLSACDLDGADLRLARFDVFTRFPEGFDHRSSGAVGPGAKLNGAFLNSADLRGLDLRGCNLMGAYLSGADLSGSLLDGVRLVGADLRFAVLRGASCVGASFSGCQLDFADFRAADLSSARLEGAETLAGADFCGCVGLDAERSALLSRPYKELDTWNPLTRETTRTSLET, encoded by the coding sequence GTGCTCGACCTTCTGCAGTGGCAGCCTCCTGAAGACCTGCTGCCAACGGTTGGTTGTGCTGCACCCCTGGATGGTCGCGGTGCTGATTGGAGTGGGCGGGACCTCGCTGGCGTTGATCTTCGGGGAGCGGTCCTCTGTCGGGTCGATTTGCGCGGGGCTGATCTCAGCGCTTGTGACCTCGATGGTGCTGACCTGCGCTTGGCGCGTTTTGATGTGTTCACGCGCTTCCCTGAGGGGTTTGACCACCGCTCGTCTGGGGCTGTTGGTCCTGGCGCCAAGCTGAACGGTGCCTTCCTCAACAGTGCGGACCTTCGCGGCTTGGATCTGCGTGGCTGCAATCTGATGGGGGCTTATCTCAGCGGTGCGGACCTCAGTGGGTCGCTCTTGGATGGTGTTCGCCTGGTCGGCGCTGACCTGCGATTCGCTGTTTTGCGGGGAGCGTCCTGTGTGGGCGCCAGCTTCTCGGGGTGTCAGCTGGATTTTGCCGATTTCAGGGCCGCTGATCTGAGCTCCGCCCGGCTTGAGGGCGCTGAGACCCTCGCCGGTGCTGATTTTTGCGGTTGCGTGGGACTCGACGCCGAGCGCTCTGCACTGCTGTCGAGGCCATATAAGGAGTTGGACACCTGGAACCCCTTGACCCGCGAGACGACGCGGACCAGCCTCGAGACCTAA
- a CDS encoding phycobilisome rod-core linker polypeptide, with product MALPLLEAPCSTQNSRVSLKASLQGNPAAFDQDERKAVIEKSYKQIFFHALKVDREPYLESQYLNGSITAKDFIRGLLLSDRFVSDYYQCNSNYRMIDQVIGRVLGRQVYSNAERLRWSIVIAEQGFPAFVDQVLDSDEYLSNFGLDLVPSQRSRVLPGRATGELPIYQQFPRYGADWRDVMAKRAPSPNATSNVLSGQVSEAWVNGQPPAWALKVWLAVAIVGGVEITRVLLTVALAALRHS from the coding sequence ATGGCTCTTCCCCTCCTGGAAGCCCCCTGTTCCACGCAAAACTCCCGGGTCTCTCTGAAGGCCTCCCTGCAGGGTAATCCTGCTGCTTTTGATCAGGACGAGCGTAAAGCTGTCATCGAGAAATCGTACAAGCAGATCTTCTTTCATGCCCTAAAGGTTGATCGAGAGCCATATTTAGAGTCGCAATATCTCAACGGTTCGATTACTGCGAAGGATTTTATTCGCGGGTTGCTTCTGTCTGATCGCTTTGTTAGCGACTACTACCAGTGCAACTCGAATTACCGGATGATCGACCAGGTCATTGGGCGTGTCCTTGGCCGTCAGGTTTATTCCAACGCAGAGCGTCTGCGCTGGTCGATTGTGATTGCGGAGCAGGGCTTCCCCGCTTTTGTGGATCAGGTGCTGGATAGCGACGAATACCTCTCGAACTTTGGCCTGGATCTGGTCCCCTCCCAGCGCTCCAGGGTCTTGCCTGGTCGTGCCACTGGCGAGCTGCCGATCTATCAGCAATTCCCCCGCTACGGCGCGGACTGGCGCGATGTGATGGCCAAGCGGGCCCCGTCGCCGAATGCGACTTCCAATGTGTTGTCTGGGCAGGTTTCAGAGGCTTGGGTTAATGGTCAGCCTCCCGCTTGGGCGCTGAAGGTGTGGCTTGCTGTCGCCATCGTTGGCGGGGTCGAGATCACCCGTGTGTTGCTGACTGTCGCTTTGGCGGCCCTGCGCCACTCCTGA